The genomic interval ATTGGGCGGCTGAATGCCGTGGCCGATGCCGCCCAATACATGGTGGCCTCTCCCATCAAAACCGAGCGCATCGTGGGCGACTGGTACCGCAACATCCACACCGGTGTACGCCGGACCGGCGCCATTGCCAAAAGCAACGATCCCGCATTGGCGGGCTTTTTTGCCGAAGACCAGGCCGCATCGACCAAAAGCTCGAGCGAAAACCAAAAATTGGTGGAGGCACTGATGCGTACGGAACAGGAAAAAACCCTGTTCAACCAGATATCCGAGCAACGCAAGGCCTATATCTTGGTGCGCGACAAGATTCTGGAGCTCAAAAAAGAAGGCAAGGGTGAAGAAGCCAGCAGTTTGCTCGACCAGCAATTCACGCCCACCGCCAAAAGCTACATGGGCAAGATGGAAGAGCTGCTGGCCTACGAGCGCCAGGACATCGATGTCCAGGCCAAAGGCATCCAGGACAACTTCACCACCAGCCGCAACCTGATGCTGCTTCTGGGCGCGGTCAGCCTGGTACTCAGCGCGGTGATCGCCTGGCTGCTGTCGGGATCCATCACCGGGCCCTTGGCCCAGGCCAGCGCCGTCGCCCGCCAAGTGGCCTCGGGCGACCTGAGCGCCCGTATCGACAACCAGCGCACCGACGAACTCGGCGAACTCCTGTCCAGCCTGCAAAGCATGCAGACCAGCCTGGTGCAGGTAGTGTCGAATGTGCGCTCCGGCTCGGAAAGCGTCTCTACCGCCAGTGCCGAGATTGCCGAAGGCAACAACGACCTGAGCGCCCGCACCGAGAGCCAGGCCAGCGCCCTGGAGCAAACCGCGGCCTCCATGGAAGAGCTCAGCTCCACCGTCAAGCAAAACGCCGACAACGCCCGCCAGGCCAACCAGCTGGCCTTGAGCGCCTCCAGCGTGGCCATCCAGGGCGGCCAGGTCGTGGGCCAGGTGGTCGAGACCATGAAGGGCATCAACGAATCGTCGCGCAAGATCTCGGACATCATCCAGGTGATCGATGGCATTGCCTTCCAGACCAACATCCTGGCGCTGAATGCCGCCGTGGAAGCCGCCCGCGCGGGCGAACAAGGCCGCGGGTTTGCCGTGGTGGCCAGCGAAGTGCGCAGCCTGGCCGGACGCTCGGCCCAGGCCGCCAAGGAAATCAAAAGCCTGATTGGTGCCAGCGTGGAGCGGGTCGAACAAGGCTCTTTGCTGGTAGACCAGGCCGGCGTGACCATGACCGAGGTGGTCAACTCCATCCGCCGGGTGACCGACATCATGGGCGAGATCAGCGCTGCCAGCAACGAGCAGTCGCTGGGCGTGGCCCAGGTCGGCGAAGCCGTAACCCAGATGGACCAGGCCACCCAGCAAAATGCCGCCCTGGTCGAGGAAATGGCCGCGGCCGCCAGCAGCCTGAAAAACCAGGCCCATGATCTGGTGCAGGTCGTCGCCGTGTTCAACCTGGGTGCCCAGGGGGGGCCGCAGAATCTGTCGCTGGGTATGCGCCGCTGAGCGGGAACCTTTCCACGCGCCCGGTATCATCTTTGCATGCGCCGACTCGTCCTCATCCTCATGATCGCCTTGCTGCCCCTGCGCGGCTGGGTGGGCGAGGCCATGGCCATGGAGATGTTGGCCCAGCATGCACCCGCTATACAAAAAGTAGCTGCTCACGCTCACCACACCAGCACAAGTAGCACTTTTGACATGGAAATGCAGGCCGACTGCCACGAAAGCGCAGAAGCCACATCGTCCGATACCGGCACCTCCCACTGCGGCACCTGCCCGCTGTGCCAGATGTGCCACACCGTAGCCGCCCCCGCCTCCTCGGCGGCGGTTCCAACCCCCTGGCTGCCGCATGCGCAGCCCACCACCGGCCCCGCCCGGTTTGCCAGCGCGAGCGCCGCATTTGCGCTGAAACCACCGATTTCCTGAACGTCCCAGCCGTAGTCCGTCCGCAATTTGCCTGAACCGGCAGCGTTGCGGGCATTGCTTGAGTCGTTCAGGAGATTGTTTTGAAAACCCTATTTTTAAGCGGCAGTCTGCTGCTCTGTGCCGCCGCGTGGGCGCAAAGTCCCGCCGATCCCTCGGTACGTGTACCCACAGTCACCTACCGCTCTGTGTTTGCCGATACCCCTGCCGGGGTGGAAGCCCGGCCGCTGGACTGGAGGCGCGCCAACGCCGACGTGGCCCAGTTCCCACGCGGCCATGCGGATGTGCTGAAGTGGGAGCAGGCCGCCGCGCGGGCCACCCAGAAACCGCGGGCTGCCCCATGAGCCGCCGCTTTCGAAGCACCGGCATGGCGTGGGCCCTGCTGGCCCTGACGGGCTGCGCCACGCTCTCGCCCGATGGTGACCTGGGGGCCGTACAGCAACTCATCCAGGGCAAAACCGCCGGAGTCAGCCCGCAGTTAAGCCCCAACCCGCAAGCCGTCGCCGATCTGCTGGCCCAGCCGCTGAGCGCCGAGGCTGCCGTGCGCATCGCCCTGCTGAACAGCCCGCAGCTGCAGTTCTCGCTGGCCACGCTGGGTGTGAGCGACGCAGACCGTGTGCAAATGGGCCGCCTGCCCAACCCGCACTTCGCCATGGGCCGCTTCACCGAAGGCGACACGCGCGAGATAGAACGGGTGCTCAGTTTCAACGTGCTCGGGCTGCTGGCCCTGCCCTGGCGCGCCCAGTGGCAAGGCCAGCAGCACGCAATGGCCCAGTTGCAGGCTGCGCAGGACGTGGTGCGGCTGGCCGCAGACACGCGCAAGGCCTGGATCACCGCCGTGGCCGCCCAGCAAAGCGCCCTGTACCTGCGCGACGTGAAAGAGGCTGCCGAAGCCGGGGCCGAGCTGGCACGGCGCATGGCCCGGGTGGGCAACTGGAGCCGTCTGGAGCAGGCCCGCGAACAGGTGCTGCTAGCCGATGCCACCGCGCAGCTCGCCCGCGCCCGGAACCTCGCCTACAGCACCCGCGAAAAGCTCACCCGCCTGATGGGCCTGTGGGGCGCGCAAACCGGCTTTGTGCTGGCAGACCGCCTGCCCGACCTGCCCAAGGCCGCCACCGAGATGACCGATATCGAGGCCCAGGCCCTGCGCGAACGGCTGGACGTGCGCGCCGCCGTGGCCCGCACAAGCTATATCGCCCGGCAAGAAGGCTTTGACAAGGTGGCAGGCTATTTCGACGGCCTGGCGCTCAGCTACACCCGCAACACCACCTTCGACAACGCAGCGGGCAGCAAGTCTGCCAAGCGCGGCTGGGAGCTGGAGCTGCCCTTGCCCCTGTTCGACTGGGGCGGTGCCCGCAACGCCCGTTCCAAGGCGGTATACCTGCAATCCACCGCCCAGGTGCGCGCCGTGGCCATCCAGGCCCGGTCCGAGGCGCGCGAGGCCTATTTTGGCTACCGCACTGCGTTCGATCTGGCGGTGCACTACCGCGACGAGATCGTGCCGCTACGCAAGTTCATCAACGACGAACTGGTGCTGCGCTACAGCGGCATGCTGGCCAGCGTATGGGAACTGCTGGCCGACACCCGCCAGCAAAGTTTGAGCGTGGGCAGCGCCATCGAAGCCCAGCGCGACTTCTGGCTGGCCGAAGCCGACCTGCAAATCGCACTCACCGGCACCTCGCCCGGCGCGCTGGCATCCCTCTTGTCGGGCGCAGCCGCCGACACCGCATCTACCCAAGGACATTGATATGGACCGCAGAACTTTTTTCGGCAGCGCAGCCCTTTCCGCAGTGGCAGCCGCCAGCGTCAGCAAAGTGGCCCTCGCCGCCCTGCCCGAGCCGGTGACCGCCACCACGCCCGCCACCGCCCCGCCGCTGGTGCCAACCACGGGCCGCCCCTACAACCCCGTGGTCACGCTCAACGGCTGGACCTGCCCCTGGCGCATGAACGCCGGAGTGAAAGAGTTCCACCTGGTAGCCGAGCCCGTGGTGCGCGAAATCGCCCCGGGCATGCAGGCCACGCTGTGGGGCTACAACGGCCAGTCGCCCGGCCCCACCATCGAGGTCGTGGAAGGCGACCGCGTGCGCATCTTCGTCACCAACCGCCTGCCCGAGCACACGACCGTCCACTGGCATGGTCAGCGCTTGCCCAACGGCATGGACGGCGTGGGCGGCCTGACCCAGCCGCAGATCCCGGTGGGCAAGACTTTCGTCTACGAGTTTGTGGCGCGCCGCCCCGGCACCTTCATGTACCACCCGCATGCCGACGAAATGGTGCAAATGGCCATGGGCATGATGGGCTTCTGGGTAACGCATCCCAGGGCCAAAACGCCTTTGGTTGCCGAGGTGCAGCGCGATTTCTGCTTTCTGCTCAATGCCTATGACATCAGCCCGGGTAGCACCACGCCCCGGCCCAACACCATGCTGGACCAGAACCTGTGGACCTGGAACAGCCGGGCCTTCCCCGGCATCGACAGCCTGAACGTGCGCCAGGGCGACCAGGTGCGCATCCGCGTCGGCAACCTGACGATGACCAACCACCCCATCCACCTGCACGGCCATGAATTTGTGGTCACCGGCACCGACGGCGGCCCGGTCCCCCCCAGCGCCCGCTGGCCCGAGGTGACCACCGACATCGCGGTGGGCCAGATGCGGCAGATCGAGTTTGTGGCCAATGAACCCGGCGACTGGGCCCTGCACTGCCACAAAAGCCACCACACCATGAACCCCATGGGCCACACCGTGCCCAACATGATTGGAGTGGACCACCGGGGCCTGGTGCAAAAGATCCAGAAACTGGTGCCCGACTACATGCTGATGGGCGAGCGCGGCATGGCCGACATGGGCGAGATGCAAATGCCCATCCCCGACCAGACCCTGCCCATGATGACCGGCACCGGCCCCTACGGCCCCATCGAGATGGGCGGCATGTTCACCACCCTCAAGGTACGCAAGGACCAGCAACCGGGCGGCTACAGCGACCCCGGGGCCTACCCGCAACCACCGGGCACGCGGGCGTTTGAATGGACCGGCAGCCTGGCCGAGCCCGCACGCCCCGCGGCCGTGGCCCCCGTCGATGCGCTGCAGGTGCACAAACCTGGCGCAGGAGCCCACAGTAGCCATTGAGGCAATTGCTCTCAAATTCGCAGCTGCTCACGCTCATGGAATAAGCACGAGAGCTCGATTTTCTTTAAATTTTGAATCCTGGAAAAACACCATGCAAAAAAGCACCCTGTCCCTGATCGCCACCCTCCTCGCCACCACCAGCGCCCTGGCTTTGGCCCACGGCGATGCCACCCACGCCAAAGCCGCTGGCCCTGTAAAAATGGAACAAAAGGCCTGGGGCATTGCGGGCAACCCTAAAAAGGTCAACCGCACCATCACCTTCACCATGACCGATGCCATGCGCTTCGACCCCAGCCAGATCACGGTGAAGCAGGGCGAAACCATCCGGTTCGTCATCCAAAACGGCGGCGGCATGCTGCACGAAATGGTCATCGGCACCCCCCAGGATCTGGACGAGCACGCCGCGCTGATGGTCAAGTTTCCCAACATGGAGCACGACGAGCCCTACATGGCCCATGTCGGCGCAGGCAAAACCAGCGAAATCGTCTGGAACTTCAACCAGGCGGGCAGCTTTGACTTTGCCTGCCTGATCGCCGGGCATTACCAGGCCGGCATGCGCGGCAAGATCACCGTCGCGGCTAAATAAACCCAAGGAACCACCATGCGTACCATCACCACCGCTCTCAAAGCCCTGGCCATCGCCGCCATCAGCACTGCCGCCCTGGCCCAGGCCACTCTGCCCTACACCGACGGCGAAGTCCGTAAAGTCGACCTGTCGGCCCAGAAAATCACCCTCCAGCACGGCGAGATCAAGAACCTGGACATGCCGCCCATGCGCATGGTGTTCCAGGTCAAAAAGCCGGCCCTGCTGGAGGGCGTGAAAGCGGGCGACAAGGTGAGGTTCACCGCCGAGCAGATCAACGGCGCGCTGGTGGTCACCGATCTCCAGCCTGCGCCAGCGTCTCAATGATCGGGCACGGCAGCTCCTTGCCGGTGTGTTCGCAGCTGTCGATCAGGTGCGACAGCGCCTGCTGCATGCGCTGCAGGTCGGCCAGCCGGGTGCGGATCTCGTCCAGCCGCTGGCCCGCAATCTGCCGGATGGCGTGGCGGTCCAGGCCGTCCTCCAGCGACAGCAGCTCGGCCACCTCGTCCAGCGAAAAGCCCAGCTCCTGCGCCCGCTTGATGAAGCGGATGCGCTGGCCCAGCGCCGCCGGGTAATGCCGGTAGGCCCCGCGAGCCTCGGGCACCGGCAGCAGGCCGCGCTGTTGGTAGTAGCGGATGGTTTCCACTCCGACCCCGGCGGCTTTCGCCAGCTTGCCGATGGTCAGGGTGGCGGTGGGAGTGGTATCCATCAAAAATCTTTCAAAAATCACTTGACTCTGGGGTGGACTACGGAGTCTATGCTCCACCTATAGAGTTTGCAAAGGAGCCTCCATGAAAGACCCTGTCTGTGGCATGACTGTGACCGAAAAGTCTGCCCACGCTCATCCCTACTTGGGTCATAGCTACTATTTTTGCAGTGCAGGCTGCAAGACCAAGTTTTCCGCCAACCCGCAGAAGTACCTCGCTCCACCAGAGCCCAGCCCGGCACCCGCAGTGGCCGGGGCCATCTACACCTGCCCCATGCACCCCGAGGTGCGGCAAGACCATCCCGGCAGCTGCCCGCATTGCGGCATGGCGCTGGAGCCGGAAATGCCCAGCCTGGACGAGGCCGAAAACCCCGAGTTGGTGGACTTTCGCCATCGCTTCTGGTGGACCTTGCCGCTCAGCGTGGCGGTGATGGTGCTGGCCATGTTGGGGCACCGCCTGCAGTGGTTCGACATGCAGGTGCAAAGCTGGATTGAGATGACCCTGAGCCTGCCGGTAGTGTTGTGGGCGGGTGCGCCGTTTTTTGTGCGCGGCTGGCAGTCGCTGCGCCACCGCAGCCCGAATATGTGGACGCTGATCAGTCTGGGTACGGGCGCGGCATTTGTCTACAGCCTGGTGGCCACACTGGCACCGCAGGTGTTTCCGGCATCGTTTATGTCCATGGGCCGGGTGGCGGTGTACTTCGAGGCGGCGGCGACGATCATTTCGCTCACGCTGCTGGGCCAGTTGCTGGAGCTCAAGGCCCGCTCGCAGACCTCAGCGGCCATCCGGTCCCTGCTGGGCCTGGCCCCCAAGACCGCCCGCCGCATCGCCGACGACGGCAGCGAGGCCGACATTCCGCTCACCCACGTGCACATCGGCGATCGCCTGCGGGTGCGCCCTGGCGAAAAAGTACCGGTAGACGGTGTGGTGCTGGACGGCAGCAGCGCGGTAGACGAATCCATGCTGACCGGCGAGCCCATGCCTGTCACTAAGCGCAGCGGCGACAAGCTGATTGGTGCCACGCTCAACACCACGGGTGCGCTCACCATGCAGGCCGAGCGGGTGGGCTCCGGCACCATGCTGTCGCAAATCGTGCAAATGGTGGTGCAGGCGCAGCGCTCCAAAGCGCCGATGCAGCGCATGGCCGACAGCGTGGCGGGCTACTTTGTGGGGGCGGTGGTGTCCATCGCCGTGTTGACCCTGATCGCCTGGGGAATCTTCGGCCCCGCACCCAGCTGGAGCTACGGCCTGATCAACGCGGTGGCCGTGCTCATCATCGCCTGCCCCTGCGCGCTGGGCCTGGCCACGCCCATGTCCATCATGGTGGCAACAGGCCGTGGTGCCACCCAGGGCGTGCTGTTCCGCGATGCGGCGGCCATTGAGAACTTCCGCCAGATCGACACCTTGATCGTCGACAAAACCGGCACGCTGACCGAAGGCAAGCCGGTGTTCCACAGCGCCCTGGCCCTGCCGGGCTTCGATACCGATGGCGTGCTGCGCCTGGCCGCCAGCCTGGACCAGGGCAGCGAGCACCCATTGGCCGATGCCATCGTCCGTGCCGCCCGCAGCCAAGGCCTGGCCCTGGCCCCCGTGGAGGGCTTTACATCGGCCAGCGGCATCGGCGTGCAAGGCCAGGTGGACGGGCATGCGCTGGCGCTGGGCAATACCGTGTTGCTGCAGCAAATGGGCATCTCGGTGGCCGCGCTGGAGGCGCAGGCCGAAACCTTACGCAGCCAAGGTGCCAGCGTGATTTACCTGGCGGTCGATGGCCGCTTAACAGGCATGCTGGCCGTTGCCGACCCCATCAAGGCCAGCACCGCCGAAGCCCTGGCCGCCTTGACCGCTGCAGGCATCCGCATCGTGATGGCCACCGGCGACGGTGTCGGCACCGCGCAGGCCGTGGCCCAGCAGCTGGGTATCACCGAGGTGCATGGCGAAGTCCAGCCCGCCGACAAGCTGGCCCTGGTGGTGCGGCTGCAAAAAGAGGGCCGCAAAGTGGCCATGGCGGGCGACGGCATCAACGATGCCCCGGCGCTGGCCCAGGCTGACGTGGGTATCGCCATGGGTACCGGTACCGACGTGGCCATGCACAGCGCGCAGGTCACGCTGGTGAAGGGCGATTTGCGCGGCATCGCCACGGCGCGGGCCTTGTCCCAGGCCACCATGGCCAATATGCGGCAGAACCTGGGTTTTGCCTTTGTCTACAACGCGCTGGGCGTGCCGCTGGCTGCGGGCGTGCTGTTTCCCTGGACCGGCTGGCTGCTGTCGCCCATGGTAGCGGCCCTGGCCATGAGCCTGAGTTCGGCCTCGGTCATCACCAACGCCCTGCGCCTGCGCCACGCGAAAATAAATACACACGGATAGGCTATGAAGACCATGACTACTTTTGAAATCACCGGCATGACCTGCGGCGGCTGCGTCAAGCGCGTACAAGCCAAACTGGAAGCCGTCGTCCCCGGCGTGCAGGTCCAACTCACGCCTCCCCAGGCCACGGTGCCGGGCCCTGCCGATGTGGCCGCCCTGCAAGCCGCGCTGGCGGGCAGCCACTACGCCATCACAGCACCCGCCGTGGTCGACCCACCACCCGCTGTGGCTCCCAGCTGGTTCGCCACCTACCGCCCGCTGTTGCTCATCCTGGCCTACATCCTGGGGGCGAGCCTGCTACTGCAGGGCGCACAGGTCAGCGCCATGGGCACCATGCACTACTTCATGGCCGGGTTTTTTTTGGTATTTTCGTTCTTCAAACTGCTGGACGTGCGCGCCTTTGCCGATGCCTATGCGGGCTACGACCTGCTGGCGCGGCGCTGGCGGCCCTGGGGCTTTATCTACCCGTTTGTGGAGCTGGCGCTGGGCGTGGCCTATGTGGCCCACTTCCAGCCGGTGCTGACCAACGCGGTGACGCTGGTGGTAATGGGCTTCTCGGCCATTGGTGTGATCGGTGCGGTGCTAAACAAGCGCAGCATCCGCTGTGCCTGCCTGGGCACGGTATTCCAGCTGCCCATGTCCACCGTCACCATCATCGAAGACGTGGGCATGGTGCTGATGGCCGCTATGGCGCTAGTGTTGTAGCTACCAGGTGCCTTTGGGCTTGCGGGCCCGCACGGCGGCGGAGACCATCTCCACCGTCGCAGCGCGGTTGGCTTTCTGGGCGAAGTCGATGGCGGTGAGGTTCTTCTGGTTCTTCAGCAGCGGGTCGGCACCTTCGTCCAGCAGCAGCTTGACGGCATCGTCGCTGCCGTACTGCGCGGCCATCATCAGGGGGGTGCTACCGTTGGGCGAAGCCGCGTCGATGTAGGCAAAGTTCTCCAGCAGCAGGCGCATGACGTCCACATGGCCGTGGGTAGCGGCGTAGTGCAGCGGGGTCCAGCCGGTCTTGTTGACATCCGCGCCCTTGGCGATGAGCTGGGTGCAAATGTCCAGCTCGCCCTGCAGCGCGGCGATCATCAGCGGACTCTCGTCCTGGGCGGTGCGGGTTTCGGTCTTGATCTTGGGCCAGGCCAGCAGCGCGTTGGCGGCTTTGAAGTTTTCGCCTTTCAGCGCCAGGTACAGGCCCGAGCGGCCCTGCGCATCGGTGGTGTTGCCGTCAAAACCGCGTTGCAGCAGCGACTGGATCTCGCCGCCATTGTCGCGCTGCACAGCGGTAAAGAAGTCGTCGAACGAACCCGCCTGTGCGGCATTAAAACCCATTAGAACAATAAGATAGACGGTTTTCTTGAAGTGCTTTATCACGATAGAACTCCGCGAAACAGGCGGTCGAAATTGGCGCTGGTGGTGTGCGCCACCTCTTCGACCGACAGCTTTTTGATGTCTGCCACCTGCTTGGCGACATACGGCACATAGGCAGGCGTATTGGTCTTGCCGCGGAACGGCATGGGTGCCAGGTAGGGGCTGTCGGTCTCGATCAGCAGGCGGTCCATGGGCACAAAGGCGGCCACATCGCGGATGTCCTGGGCGGTCTTGAAGGTCAGAATGCCCGAGAACGAAATGTAAAAACCCAGGTCCAGCGCGGCACGGGCCACGGCCTGGGTTTCGGTGAAACAATGGAAAACGCCGCCCGCGCTGCCGGGCGAGCCATCCTCGCCCAGCTCGCGCAGGATGGCGATGGTGTCGTCGGACGCACTGCGGGTGTGGATCACCAGCGGCTTGTCCACCTGGCGGGCGGCGCGGATGTGGGTGCGAAAGCGCGCACGCTGCCATTCCATGTCGGCCACGCTGCGTTCGCCCAGGCGGTAGTAGTCCAGCCCGGTCTCGCCAATGCCCACCACGCGGGGCAAGGCCGAGCGCTGCAGCAAATCCTCCAGCGTGGGCTCTTGCACGTCGTCGTTGTCGGGGTGCACGCCCACCGTGGCCCAGAAGTTGTCATAGCCGGTGGCCAGGGCATGCACGTCGGCAAATTCCTCCAGCGTGGTGCAGATGCACAGGGCGCGGGTCACCTGGGCCTCGGCCATGGCGGTGCGGATGGCGGGCAGGTTGGCTACCAGGTTGGGGTAGCTGAGGTGGCAATGGGAATCGGTAAACATGGCAGCGCGCGAAAGCGCGGAGAGAACTAGATGGTTTGCGTGGGGCGGTCTGACGCAAGATGGGGACCCAAGATTTCTTCAATCTTGATCTTCAGCACGCGGGCTTTTTCCTCTTTGGGAAACTGGACGCCCACGCCCTGGGTGCGGTTGCCCGCGGCGCGGGCAGGCGTGACCCAGGCCACGCGCCCGGCGATGGGGTAGCGCTGGGGGTCGTCCGGCAGGGACAGCAGCACATACACGTCGTCGCCCAGCTGGTAGTCGCGGGAGGTGGCGATGAACAGGCCGCCCTCGGTGAACATCGGGATGTAAGCCGCGTGCAGCGCGCCTTTTTCCTTGATGGCCAGTTGGATGACGCTGGGGCGGGGTGAGGAATGGTTGCTGCTCATGGCCGTGAGTTTAGGACGTTTTGGGCCCGACCCACCAGCGATTCCAGCAGCAGCCCCGCATTGAAGGGGTGTTCCACCACACGGGCGGTGGCGCTCAGGTCTTTGGACCACTGGGTGAGTGCCGCCACAGCTGGTGCGGCGGGCAGATCGCTGGCCGCAAAAAACCGCGGCGCGGCCCCCATGCGGGCCAGCAGCAGGTCGTGGCAGAGCTTTTGCAAGGCATCGACCACCTGGGCCGGGGCCCAGTCGGCAAACACCGTCAGCGCGCCCTGCCCCACGGCGCGGGGAATGGCCGACCAGCTCTGCGCGGTGCGCCCGGCGCGCGCCCATTGCAGGGCATTTTCCGGGCGGCTCCCGGCGGCGGCCAGCAGCACAGTGGCATCGGCAGCAGGCACGCCCTGCGCCTGCAGCCAGGCGGTGGACACATCTTTTTCAGGCCAGACCATGTTGTGGCCCATGCAGCGGCTGCGGATGGTGGGTAGCAACTGGTGGGCCGCCCCCGTGGCCAGCACAAACTTCACGTCGCCCGGCGGCTCCTCCAGGGTTTTGAGCAGGGCGTTGGCGGTAATAACGTTCATGCGCTCGGCCGGGTACACCAGCACCGCTTTGCCCCGGCCCCGACCGCTGGTGCGCTGCGCAAACTCCACCGCATCGCGCATGGCTTCCACGCGGATTTCCTTGCTGGCCTTGCGCTTTTTGTCGTCGATGTCGGACTGGGCCTTTTCGCCCAGCGGCCAGCCCAGCTCGACCATCATGGCCTCGGGCATCAGCAGGCACAGGTCGGCGTGGGCGTGTACTTCAATCGCGTGGCAGCTGGCGCACTGGCCGCAGGCTCCCTGGGCGGTAGGTGTATCGCACAGCCAGGCACGCACCAACTCCATGGCCAGCGTGTACTGGCCCAGGCCGCTGGGGCCTTGCAGCAACCAGGCGTGGCCGCGCTGGGCCAGCAGACTGTCGCGCTGCTGCGCCACCCAGGGGGGCAAAAGGGGGTTGCTCATGCCGACTCCATCCAGCCGCGCTGCACCAGCACGCTGTGGATTTGCTGCCACACCGCGTCGCGCTCCACGTCGGCAGCGATGCGCGCGAACCGGGCCGGGGCCTGGGCGGCGCGCTGGGCGTAGCCATCGGCCACGCGGGCAAAAAAGGCGGCGGGCTGGGATTCAAACCGGTCGGGCACGCGGGCCCCCGCCAGCCGCTCGGCGGCCACGGCGGGTGGCAGATCGAACCACAGCGTCAAATCCGGGTTACGAACAAAATCAGCACCTAGCGCTGGTACAGACTGCACGAGCAGCTCCAAATACGATAGCACGCCCAGGTCGAAGCCCCGGCCACCACCCTGGTAGGCAAAGGTGGCATCGGTGAAGCGGTCGCAGACCAGCACCTCGCCGCGGGCCAGGGCGGGTTCGATCACGTTTTGCAAATGGTCGCGCCGGGCGGCGAAGACCAGCAAGGCCTCGGTCAGCGGGTCCATGGCATCGCCCAGCACCAGGGTGCGAAGCTTCTCGGCCAGCGGCGTGCCGCCGGGCTCGCGGGTCAGCGTGACTACCCTGCCCTGCGCCCGGAAGGCCGCGGCCACGGCGGCGATATGGCTGGACTTGCCCGCGCCGTCTATGCCTTCAAAGCTGATAAAGATGCCAGGTGGGTTCATTTTTTGCGCTGGAATTTATTGACGGCGGCGTTGTGTTCGTCCAGGCTGCTGCTGAACTGGCTGGTGCCGTCGCCGCGCGCTACAAAGTACAGGGCGGTGGTGGGGGCGGGCTGCACCGCTGCCAGCAGCGACTGCGTGCCGGGCATGGCAATCGGCGTGGGCGGCAGGCCCCGGCGCAGGTAGGTGTTGTAGGGCGTGTCGGCTTGCAGGTCACGTTTGCGCAGGTTGCCGTCAAAGTCGGCACCCAGGCCGTAGATCACGGTGGGGTCGGTTTGCAGCGGCATGCCGATGCGCAGCCGGTTGTTGAACACGCCCGCCACCAGGGTGCGGTCGCCCGACTGGCCGGTTTCTTTTTCGATGATGCTGGCCAGGGTCAGGGCCTGTTCCGGGGTTTTGGCTTCGCTGGTGGGCTGGCGCAGCGCCCAGGCGGCGGCCAGTTTTTTGTCCATGGCGTGCATGGCCCGCTTGAGCACCGCAAAGTCGCTGCTGCCCTTGGAGTAGGTGTAGGTGTCGGGGAAAAAGCGGCCCTCGGGATGCACACCCGGGCGGCCCAGCGCGACCATGATGGAATCATTGCCCAGCGCTTGGCTGTCGGGCCTGAGCTGCTCTGCTTTGGATAGCGCGGCGCGCACCTGGGTGAAGTTCCAGCCCTCTACCAGCGTCACCGAGCGCAGCGCCTCATCGCCGCGCACCAGCTTGCCCAGCAGGCTGATGGGCGTGGTGCCGGTGGCGATTTCATAGCTGCCGGCCTTGATCTGGCGGGCATCGCCCGAGGCGCGGAACCAGGCGTAGAGCAGCATCGGCGAGGTTTGCACGCCTGCATCCACCGCTGCCTGGGCCACCCCGCGCGCGCCCGTGCCGGGCTCGATGGACAAATCCAGCGACGGCGCAGCCAGGGCCAGCGGCTGGTGTAACCACCACCATGCTGCGC from Comamonadaceae bacterium OS-1 carries:
- the tsr_2 gene encoding methyl-accepting chemotaxis protein I, with product MPTFISNLSVSKRLGLGFAMVLALSVAIIVVAIGRLNAVADAAQYMVASPIKTERIVGDWYRNIHTGVRRTGAIAKSNDPALAGFFAEDQAASTKSSSENQKLVEALMRTEQEKTLFNQISEQRKAYILVRDKILELKKEGKGEEASSLLDQQFTPTAKSYMGKMEELLAYERQDIDVQAKGIQDNFTTSRNLMLLLGAVSLVLSAVIAWLLSGSITGPLAQASAVARQVASGDLSARIDNQRTDELGELLSSLQSMQTSLVQVVSNVRSGSESVSTASAEIAEGNNDLSARTESQASALEQTAASMEELSSTVKQNADNARQANQLALSASSVAIQGGQVVGQVVETMKGINESSRKISDIIQVIDGIAFQTNILALNAAVEAARAGEQGRGFAVVASEVRSLAGRSAQAAKEIKSLIGASVERVEQGSLLVDQAGVTMTEVVNSIRRVTDIMGEISAASNEQSLGVAQVGEAVTQMDQATQQNAALVEEMAAAASSLKNQAHDLVQVVAVFNLGAQGGPQNLSLGMRR
- the actP_2 gene encoding copper-transporting P-type ATPase, which gives rise to MKDPVCGMTVTEKSAHAHPYLGHSYYFCSAGCKTKFSANPQKYLAPPEPSPAPAVAGAIYTCPMHPEVRQDHPGSCPHCGMALEPEMPSLDEAENPELVDFRHRFWWTLPLSVAVMVLAMLGHRLQWFDMQVQSWIEMTLSLPVVLWAGAPFFVRGWQSLRHRSPNMWTLISLGTGAAFVYSLVATLAPQVFPASFMSMGRVAVYFEAAATIISLTLLGQLLELKARSQTSAAIRSLLGLAPKTARRIADDGSEADIPLTHVHIGDRLRVRPGEKVPVDGVVLDGSSAVDESMLTGEPMPVTKRSGDKLIGATLNTTGALTMQAERVGSGTMLSQIVQMVVQAQRSKAPMQRMADSVAGYFVGAVVSIAVLTLIAWGIFGPAPSWSYGLINAVAVLIIACPCALGLATPMSIMVATGRGATQGVLFRDAAAIENFRQIDTLIVDKTGTLTEGKPVFHSALALPGFDTDGVLRLAASLDQGSEHPLADAIVRAARSQGLALAPVEGFTSASGIGVQGQVDGHALALGNTVLLQQMGISVAALEAQAETLRSQGASVIYLAVDGRLTGMLAVADPIKASTAEALAALTAAGIRIVMATGDGVGTAQAVAQQLGITEVHGEVQPADKLALVVRLQKEGRKVAMAGDGINDAPALAQADVGIAMGTGTDVAMHSAQVTLVKGDLRGIATARALSQATMANMRQNLGFAFVYNALGVPLAAGVLFPWTGWLLSPMVAALAMSLSSASVITNALRLRHAKINTHG
- the ftsP_2 gene encoding cell division protein FtsP — encoded protein: MDRRTFFGSAALSAVAAASVSKVALAALPEPVTATTPATAPPLVPTTGRPYNPVVTLNGWTCPWRMNAGVKEFHLVAEPVVREIAPGMQATLWGYNGQSPGPTIEVVEGDRVRIFVTNRLPEHTTVHWHGQRLPNGMDGVGGLTQPQIPVGKTFVYEFVARRPGTFMYHPHADEMVQMAMGMMGFWVTHPRAKTPLVAEVQRDFCFLLNAYDISPGSTTPRPNTMLDQNLWTWNSRAFPGIDSLNVRQGDQVRIRVGNLTMTNHPIHLHGHEFVVTGTDGGPVPPSARWPEVTTDIAVGQMRQIEFVANEPGDWALHCHKSHHTMNPMGHTVPNMIGVDHRGLVQKIQKLVPDYMLMGERGMADMGEMQMPIPDQTLPMMTGTGPYGPIEMGGMFTTLKVRKDQQPGGYSDPGAYPQPPGTRAFEWTGSLAEPARPAAVAPVDALQVHKPGAGAHSSH
- a CDS encoding ISL3 family transposase ISStma11, producing the protein MDTTPTATLTIGKLAKAAGVGVETIRYYQQRGLLPVPEARGAYRHYPAALGQRIRFIKRAQELGFSLDEVAELLSLEDGLDRHAIRQIAGQRLDEIRTRLADLQRMQQALSHLIDSCEHTGKELPCPIIETLAQAGDR